From candidate division WOR-3 bacterium, the proteins below share one genomic window:
- a CDS encoding 2-oxoacid:acceptor oxidoreductase family protein produces MNKEFISTENMPFCKGCGHGTVAGNIEKAFGRMEGLNPLDVVVVTDIGCIGIIDKQFRTHTVHGLHGRSPALAAGIAMGLSGKKKKVLALLGDGGATIGLQHIIEAAHRNINMTVIVHNNMLYGMTGGQPSGLTPCGFKTPIMPDGKPMKGLDLCKLVHEAGAPYARRLIAIGDFSDAISEAFNVKGFSFIEAMEICPSYGLKYNPTRKLQEIAKEAGLEIKLYENKPEFSENVYAVRKNLGSLFDEEKPVAVTHESGLKKRFSVILSGSAGEGIQSAAELLAKAAMSCGLSSTKKGTYPVTVGVGFSTSEVIISPERILFTGIPTPDAVIAVSRDGLTKVKSVIESMKGGNVFLDSSLTAPKTEAEVMTKDFRTPFGAKSAVLYALFYFLSDSKIIPLEALSDQVNVTGLSKKIDTEKIISTLTK; encoded by the coding sequence ATGAACAAAGAATTCATATCGACTGAGAACATGCCGTTCTGTAAAGGATGCGGGCACGGCACCGTCGCGGGAAACATTGAAAAGGCTTTCGGAAGAATGGAAGGCTTAAACCCTCTCGATGTTGTGGTGGTTACTGATATCGGTTGTATTGGTATTATAGACAAACAGTTCAGGACTCACACAGTCCACGGGCTTCACGGAAGATCCCCTGCTCTAGCCGCAGGCATTGCCATGGGTCTTTCCGGTAAAAAGAAGAAGGTTTTGGCTCTTCTGGGGGATGGAGGCGCGACTATAGGACTCCAACATATTATAGAAGCGGCGCACAGGAACATAAACATGACCGTGATCGTGCACAACAACATGCTCTATGGCATGACAGGCGGTCAGCCCTCGGGATTGACTCCCTGCGGTTTCAAGACTCCGATTATGCCTGATGGGAAGCCGATGAAAGGCCTAGACTTGTGCAAACTCGTGCACGAAGCGGGAGCTCCTTACGCGAGAAGGCTGATAGCCATAGGAGATTTTTCCGACGCTATTTCCGAAGCGTTCAACGTAAAAGGATTTTCTTTCATAGAAGCGATGGAAATTTGTCCGAGTTACGGATTGAAATACAATCCGACGAGAAAACTGCAGGAAATAGCCAAAGAAGCCGGACTTGAAATAAAGCTTTATGAAAATAAACCGGAGTTTTCAGAAAATGTCTACGCAGTCAGGAAAAACCTTGGGTCCCTTTTCGACGAAGAGAAACCCGTCGCCGTGACTCATGAATCAGGTCTCAAAAAAAGGTTTTCTGTAATTTTATCGGGCTCGGCGGGAGAGGGAATTCAATCCGCCGCCGAACTTCTTGCCAAAGCCGCTATGTCCTGCGGACTTTCTTCGACGAAAAAAGGGACTTATCCTGTGACTGTTGGAGTCGGGTTTTCCACCTCCGAAGTGATAATTTCGCCCGAACGGATACTTTTTACCGGCATTCCAACCCCTGATGCGGTCATCGCCGTATCCAGGGACGGATTGACGAAAGTAAAAAGCGTCATTGAATCTATGAAAGGCGGGAATGTGTTTTTAGACTCCAGCCTGACAGCGCCGAAGACAGAGGCGGAAGTTATGACAAAAGATTTCAGGACTCCTTTCGGCGCAAAAAGCGCCGTTCTTTACGCTTTATTTTATTTTCTCAGTGACAGCAAGATTATTCCTTTGGAAGCATTGTCCGACCAGGTAAATGTGACGGGTTTAAGCAAGAAAATAGATACGGAAAAAATTATTTCAACTTTGACGAAATAA
- a CDS encoding sodium:solute symporter family protein, producing MSIYALIILIYFVIIVLIGLLTKKVASKSMADFLVAGRNLGLIVCAVVVAAEWLGGMSTIGVSEKAFKTGSLQPIFYNIATAAGMIIIGFTVAVHYRRKSVHTVSEMIDSLFGSQARTVSAIAFLIAYIILTYVQLQTCSSVMAPLFGIDWIWAVLISSVIITIYTYFGGMHALAVTGIVYLVTMFGGLGTAFVIGLVKVGGLVNLHDTLVAGGAPNNLYNPFSAGVSDAFALLLGGVLGGMAAQASIQPIFAARNVKTARWASVLAGFIVAPFGIMAAFLALYAKTGAFFDTSTVKANEILPTLLQTPAFIHPVLGGIALAGVIAAILSTVGPVNFAVVTIAAKDIYHGIINKKADDKKVVSTARKLVILVNLITVPLAILLRGAILDTAYISYAIRAIGAIVILMGLYMRGWITPLGVKLSFIIGTFVIFLTLLAKQLNWFTVDKTYSAVVTTIVIIILCTAFDKIFGGGKKAAK from the coding sequence ATGAGTATTTACGCGCTGATCATTCTGATTTATTTTGTGATCATTGTATTGATAGGCCTTTTGACGAAAAAAGTCGCGAGCAAATCCATGGCCGACTTTCTGGTTGCGGGTAGAAATCTCGGATTGATTGTCTGCGCCGTTGTCGTCGCCGCCGAGTGGCTAGGAGGAATGAGTACGATAGGCGTCAGCGAAAAAGCATTTAAAACCGGTTCTCTTCAACCGATATTTTATAACATCGCTACTGCCGCAGGAATGATAATAATCGGTTTTACCGTAGCCGTACATTACAGAAGGAAAAGCGTGCACACGGTCAGCGAGATGATAGATTCTCTTTTCGGATCTCAAGCGCGAACAGTTTCGGCTATAGCTTTCCTAATAGCATATATTATTCTGACTTATGTTCAGCTTCAAACCTGTTCGAGCGTCATGGCTCCTCTTTTCGGAATTGACTGGATATGGGCTGTACTTATCTCATCGGTCATCATAACAATTTACACCTATTTCGGAGGAATGCATGCTTTGGCCGTAACCGGAATAGTTTACCTCGTGACAATGTTCGGAGGTCTGGGAACCGCGTTTGTCATAGGACTTGTTAAAGTAGGCGGCCTGGTGAATCTTCACGACACACTGGTGGCTGGAGGCGCTCCCAACAACTTGTACAATCCTTTCAGCGCCGGTGTCAGCGACGCTTTTGCTCTGCTCCTCGGAGGAGTGCTAGGCGGAATGGCCGCGCAGGCGAGTATCCAGCCGATATTCGCAGCGAGGAATGTAAAAACAGCCAGATGGGCTTCGGTCCTGGCGGGATTTATTGTGGCGCCTTTCGGAATAATGGCGGCATTTTTGGCTCTTTACGCTAAAACCGGAGCGTTTTTCGACACGAGCACTGTAAAAGCCAATGAAATACTGCCGACACTTCTGCAAACACCAGCTTTCATCCATCCTGTCCTCGGCGGAATCGCTTTAGCCGGTGTAATCGCGGCCATCCTTTCAACAGTCGGTCCTGTTAATTTTGCAGTTGTCACTATCGCGGCAAAAGACATATATCACGGAATAATAAACAAAAAGGCCGACGATAAAAAAGTCGTTTCGACTGCGAGAAAACTCGTCATACTCGTGAATCTGATAACAGTTCCCCTGGCAATTCTTTTAAGGGGCGCGATCCTCGATACGGCTTACATTTCCTATGCTATAAGAGCGATAGGAGCCATCGTCATTCTGATGGGGCTTTACATGAGGGGATGGATCACGCCGTTGGGAGTAAAACTGTCGTTCATCATTGGAACCTTCGTGATCTTTCTGACCCTTCTGGCAAAACAATTGAACTGGTTTACTGTGGATAAAACATACAGCGCCGTCGTTACGACTATAGTCATAATAATTTTATGCACTGCTTTCGATAAAATATTCGGCGGCGGGAAAAAAGCTGCGAAGTGA
- a CDS encoding phosphate butyryltransferase produces MSIKNFNELGEAVGKLPPVALAVAAAQDEEVIGSLKIAVEKGFVGKCFLAGDKMNIEKRLVKVFTAMKNIELMEASSDKEAAVLAVKAVREEGAEILVKGSLKSELYLKAILDKETGIKASSVLSNLSLFEMESYHKFFAVSDNAIVICPSLEEKKAIIENTKRLWDSLGVKEVKVAALAAVETVNSKMQATLDAAVLQVMSARGQLKGFVVEGPLGYDAAINRECAIHKGLKDSVVCGDLDFILAPNLETANSLGKSYKFHGGATWGGMVFGAKVPCVLNSRSDDEQNRFNSLLIARAIVHGESLFNLKEKK; encoded by the coding sequence TTGAGTATAAAAAATTTCAATGAACTTGGAGAGGCTGTCGGTAAACTGCCTCCCGTGGCGTTAGCCGTCGCGGCAGCGCAGGACGAGGAGGTCATAGGCAGTCTCAAAATTGCCGTGGAAAAAGGATTTGTAGGTAAGTGTTTTCTCGCGGGCGACAAAATGAATATAGAAAAACGCCTCGTTAAAGTCTTTACCGCAATGAAGAACATCGAGTTGATGGAAGCTTCCAGCGACAAAGAAGCGGCGGTTCTCGCCGTGAAGGCAGTCAGGGAAGAAGGGGCGGAAATCCTCGTCAAAGGCAGTCTTAAATCGGAATTGTATTTGAAAGCAATACTTGACAAAGAAACAGGTATAAAAGCTTCTTCAGTTCTGTCCAACCTCAGCCTTTTCGAAATGGAAAGTTACCATAAATTCTTCGCTGTCAGCGACAACGCAATTGTCATTTGTCCATCGCTCGAAGAAAAAAAAGCCATAATAGAAAACACAAAACGACTTTGGGATTCCCTGGGTGTGAAAGAAGTCAAAGTTGCGGCGCTCGCCGCTGTAGAAACAGTCAATTCTAAAATGCAGGCGACACTCGACGCCGCGGTGCTACAGGTAATGTCCGCAAGGGGACAACTGAAAGGTTTTGTCGTGGAGGGGCCTCTCGGCTACGACGCCGCCATAAACAGAGAATGCGCCATACACAAGGGATTGAAGGATTCGGTGGTGTGCGGTGATCTTGATTTCATTCTCGCCCCAAATCTCGAAACGGCAAATTCCCTCGGTAAAAGCTACAAGTTTCACGGAGGAGCGACATGGGGGGGGATGGTTTTCGGAGCAAAAGTACCGTGTGTTTTGAATTCGAGATCTGATGACGAACAAAACCGTTTCAATTCGCTTCTCATCGCGAGAGCTATAGTACACGGAGAGTCTCTTTTCAATCTTAAGGAGAAAAAATGA
- the buk gene encoding butyrate kinase, which produces MDKNRLILVVNTGSTTTKCSLFKQNGDAIEIETASVFEHSDDIIHKYPTISAQVDFREELVRKFVDGSLAENESVAAVGAIGGMLPPVPSGVIELNAELADFSLNRPVYQHASNLAAPIAHRLSLSLKSPSYVVDPVGVDEINPIARISGCPEFPRFSFVHALNIRATVRKLAKELDKEFNEMRCVVCHLGGGFSIAPLEGGKIIDSDNRMEGAPFTPERAGGIPPIPLLEACFSGKYTRDQLHKKLYGAGGIYAYLGTKDIREVVRRINDGDEFAKFIYDAMIYQICKEIGSMASVLDFDLNGIIVTGGVAKECYLTSEVTRKCSKLGRVYVYPGENENKAIATSVFLVLTGKDKSMKWPQCIIKNEDTDPMITFKKSNQ; this is translated from the coding sequence ATGGATAAAAACCGTCTTATATTGGTAGTCAACACCGGATCGACGACCACTAAATGCTCTCTTTTCAAACAAAATGGTGACGCGATAGAAATTGAGACAGCATCAGTCTTTGAGCATTCCGATGATATCATCCACAAGTATCCGACAATTTCCGCACAAGTAGACTTCAGAGAAGAGCTGGTACGAAAATTCGTAGATGGATCCCTGGCTGAAAATGAATCCGTGGCGGCAGTAGGCGCTATAGGAGGCATGCTTCCGCCTGTTCCGAGCGGAGTGATAGAATTAAACGCCGAACTCGCCGATTTCAGCCTCAACCGCCCCGTCTATCAGCACGCTTCTAATCTCGCGGCTCCGATTGCGCACAGATTGTCGTTGTCTTTAAAATCACCTTCTTATGTAGTAGACCCGGTGGGTGTCGATGAAATAAACCCGATTGCGAGGATTTCAGGATGCCCTGAATTTCCCCGTTTTTCATTTGTGCACGCTTTAAACATAAGGGCAACAGTGAGGAAACTGGCGAAAGAACTTGACAAAGAGTTCAACGAAATGAGATGCGTCGTGTGCCATCTCGGAGGCGGTTTTTCCATAGCGCCTCTCGAGGGGGGTAAAATTATTGACAGTGACAACAGGATGGAAGGAGCTCCATTCACGCCTGAAAGGGCGGGTGGAATCCCTCCAATTCCTCTTCTCGAAGCTTGTTTTTCAGGTAAATACACAAGAGATCAGCTTCATAAAAAATTATACGGAGCCGGAGGTATATACGCTTACCTCGGGACAAAAGACATCAGGGAAGTTGTCAGAAGGATAAATGATGGCGACGAGTTCGCAAAATTCATTTACGACGCGATGATCTATCAGATTTGCAAAGAAATAGGCTCGATGGCGTCTGTTCTCGATTTTGATCTCAACGGAATAATAGTCACGGGCGGAGTCGCGAAAGAATGCTATCTAACGAGTGAAGTGACCCGCAAATGTTCGAAACTCGGGAGAGTTTATGTTTATCCCGGAGAGAACGAAAACAAGGCGATAGCGACTAGCGTTTTCCTCGTGCTGACCGGAAAAGATAAATCTATGAAATGGCCCCAATGTATTATTAAAAACGAAGACACTGATCCTATGATAACATTCAAAAAATCGAATCAATAA
- a CDS encoding DEAD/DEAH box helicase, which produces MQRLKKFRQLGLSEETIEAIIQKGFEEPTEIQILTIPKLLSGDKDLVGQAQTGTGKTAAFGLPIIEKIRCDKTVQALVVTPTRELALQVSEELSSLKGKKKIAVVPIYGGQSIEEQFRRLRKGAEIIVGTPGRIIDHLKRKTIDLSEIELLVIDEADEMLNMGFADEMEEILKHTNPGKRTLMFSATMPDRIMNVVNSYMKDHEIIRIKKDQLTTSLADQIYFEVREADKVEALCRIIDFEEEFYGLIFCRTKKDVDFLTSRLNDRGYDAEGLHGDISQAQREKILARFKRRQINLLVASDVAARGLDVFNITHVINFSLPQDPESYVHRIGRTGRAGNRGTAITFVTPYEYRKLVFIKKIAKTQIRKAEIPKVDEVMKEKQKRIRKELEKAIQKDTDGTYFSWAEELISKHGASKTVSALLKLSFNEKLDPSVYSNIDEKQTGKRSKDYSVDDQGTTRLFVSIGKKDGITPKKLVQILKKTVNIHDRNINDVEVFESFSFVTVPFSSAEEIVRKFSVKIKGRKASVSHAKDKKSV; this is translated from the coding sequence ATGCAGAGATTGAAAAAATTCAGGCAACTCGGGCTTTCCGAGGAAACAATTGAAGCGATAATTCAGAAAGGCTTCGAAGAACCGACAGAGATTCAAATCCTTACGATACCTAAATTGCTGTCGGGAGACAAGGATCTGGTCGGACAGGCGCAGACTGGGACGGGAAAGACGGCGGCTTTCGGCCTGCCTATAATAGAGAAGATAAGATGCGATAAAACAGTACAGGCTCTCGTGGTCACGCCGACGAGAGAGCTCGCTCTTCAGGTGTCAGAAGAATTGAGTTCGCTCAAGGGCAAAAAGAAAATTGCCGTGGTTCCCATTTACGGAGGCCAGTCAATAGAAGAACAGTTCAGACGCCTCAGAAAGGGAGCCGAGATAATCGTCGGAACGCCCGGAAGGATAATCGATCATCTTAAAAGAAAAACAATCGACCTGTCCGAAATCGAGTTGCTCGTCATAGATGAAGCTGATGAAATGCTTAATATGGGTTTTGCCGACGAAATGGAAGAGATACTGAAACACACAAATCCCGGTAAAAGAACGCTTATGTTTTCAGCGACTATGCCTGACAGGATAATGAATGTAGTCAACTCCTACATGAAAGATCATGAAATTATAAGAATTAAAAAGGACCAGCTTACAACGAGCCTTGCCGATCAGATATATTTTGAGGTGAGGGAAGCCGACAAAGTTGAAGCGCTTTGCAGAATTATTGATTTTGAAGAGGAGTTTTACGGACTGATCTTCTGCAGAACGAAAAAGGACGTCGATTTTCTGACGTCACGCCTCAATGACAGAGGGTACGACGCGGAAGGCCTCCACGGGGATATATCGCAGGCACAGAGAGAAAAGATTCTCGCCAGGTTCAAGCGTCGTCAGATAAATCTTCTCGTTGCCTCGGACGTCGCTGCGAGGGGTTTGGACGTTTTCAACATCACACACGTAATAAATTTTTCTCTGCCTCAGGACCCTGAATCTTATGTACACAGAATCGGCAGAACAGGAAGAGCGGGAAACAGGGGAACTGCGATAACGTTCGTGACTCCGTATGAATACAGGAAGCTTGTGTTTATTAAAAAGATTGCCAAAACACAAATACGCAAAGCCGAAATACCCAAAGTTGACGAGGTGATGAAGGAAAAGCAAAAGAGAATAAGAAAAGAACTTGAAAAAGCAATCCAAAAAGATACCGACGGAACTTACTTCAGTTGGGCGGAAGAGTTGATTTCCAAGCACGGTGCTTCAAAAACTGTGTCCGCGCTTCTCAAATTGTCTTTTAACGAGAAGCTCGACCCGAGTGTCTATTCCAATATCGATGAAAAACAGACAGGAAAAAGATCAAAAGATTACTCCGTTGACGATCAGGGCACTACAAGGTTGTTTGTTTCAATCGGGAAAAAAGACGGAATTACGCCAAAGAAACTTGTGCAAATTCTGAAAAAAACTGTAAATATTCACGACAGGAACATAAACGACGTCGAAGTTTTCGAAAGTTTTTCATTTGTCACTGTGCCGTTTTCTTCTGCGGAGGAGATAGTCAGGAAGTTTTCAGTTAAAATAAAAGGAAGAAAAGCTTCAGTCTCTCATGCCAAAGACAAAAAATCTGTTTAA
- a CDS encoding tetratricopeptide repeat protein encodes MKYLIPRFIVRQNKEGLCFGEFNAAAMFLDVKGFTSISEKLMKAGKEGAEILSTLLESIFKPVTRMIYESGGFVTGFAGDGITAVFPENECSVSAVLVCAENIKGFVVDNGHVSTKFGDFEFSMKIGISRGKVEWGTIGTVSNRTYYFRGNAIEGCADSEKKCKHTECVIDRNVYDVLDKNCIDTVSCGEKYFVVKKVNSGVTPQKAEAIKTFEIELAREMYSGFISRELTEMPYRGEFREITAVFVSFKGQEKYDELKTYIEDVLKKTEEFGGFFSSLDFGDKGCNFLVIFGAPKSFENDEKRAIEFALSLKTDSTKIGINKGTVYAGLIGDDLRCNYSFIGEAVIVASRFMQKAEPGGILVSKNIHAKLSEEFEMEFIGDVSLKGKITLTAAFKLVGKFQKRKRADAGAEIVGRKAESEILIRAFDSLKEGKFGGVIHVTGEPGSGKTFLVKKMTENVKKDADTWVFNCDPILKKAFNPIVYCLKTIFNQLGNEDDSLKGNIFEDIFDSFVARIASIGKRHSADDILQELERGKNFIGALLNHTTENSVYEFLDPKQRHENTLFAVKYLLTALSLLKPAVLFVDDFQWVDDESYRFFEVLMRGLESFPICVVIASRLNDDGSLPRLIGKEGWPTQEINLKGLDPTESTEMIRNILKKNVSEKAIDMIFEKTQGNPFYLDQFCLYLKENNFLKEDREEYTLESDVADVPENISSVIVARIDRLPLKIKETLQIASVLGKEFDREILFSVSREINQFDRDDFENTLLDIRKENLITDVHEKRFAFKSNFLRDVVYEMQLISRLKYIHGTAADTLEKMFTGKPEFSYEIASHYYYSEERSKALANYRVASDYLSKAYRNREAIESLNKIIELSDNENEKRLTVFSRAEIEFLAGDWKKLLSDLIYLTEDVKDKLDAGAYLDSMNRLAQLYLYTGKIDRALETAELGLSYCGVNGREDKKEMFLGVYGQIYYHKGEFDKAMGFYEKQKKCHQACEDNKKLSLVSGNIGLIHWNKGEFEKAIDCYKEQIEICESENDIYSLSVAYLNMGSVFFHKSEIDEAMFYFSKAKNLCEKMGYKRVLSAAIGNIGGAYMEKGNTDKAFEYYARKKKMSVELGEKSGIGLSVGNMGCIYMEKGEYEKALDCFNEKQKVCEELADRKGFGYALGFKGDLYRRIGKWDKAAECYDNVIKMCSELGFKMGILSGIAGVGYVLTEKKDYYKALEKLKEALSLEKEIGTKIYPLYYYAGICISELDSCCDLKNEIDSLTGLGLDPKAYFEYSLEHMKKDFDTVEYATALSKYGTYLKSLGIAEKGEDCQKRAEEIICKLQKNS; translated from the coding sequence ATGAAATATTTAATACCAAGGTTTATTGTCCGGCAAAACAAAGAGGGGCTTTGTTTCGGTGAATTTAATGCCGCCGCCATGTTTTTGGATGTAAAAGGATTCACTTCGATTTCTGAAAAACTTATGAAAGCCGGTAAAGAAGGAGCGGAAATTCTTTCGACCCTTCTTGAATCCATATTCAAACCGGTGACCAGAATGATATACGAAAGCGGAGGCTTCGTGACAGGTTTTGCCGGGGATGGTATAACGGCGGTATTCCCTGAAAATGAATGCTCTGTTTCAGCGGTTTTAGTTTGCGCTGAAAACATTAAAGGATTTGTCGTCGACAACGGACATGTGAGTACAAAATTTGGCGATTTTGAGTTTTCGATGAAAATCGGAATTTCACGGGGTAAAGTGGAATGGGGGACAATTGGAACTGTTTCAAACAGGACTTATTATTTCCGCGGAAATGCGATAGAAGGATGCGCCGATTCCGAAAAAAAGTGCAAACATACCGAATGTGTAATAGACAGAAACGTCTACGACGTTCTCGATAAAAACTGTATTGATACAGTTTCCTGCGGAGAAAAATATTTCGTCGTTAAAAAAGTGAATTCCGGAGTGACACCTCAAAAAGCCGAGGCGATTAAAACATTTGAAATTGAGCTGGCAAGAGAAATGTATTCGGGTTTTATTTCACGAGAACTTACAGAAATGCCTTACAGAGGAGAATTCAGGGAGATAACGGCAGTTTTTGTTTCTTTCAAAGGACAAGAGAAATACGATGAATTGAAAACTTATATAGAAGATGTACTCAAAAAGACCGAGGAATTCGGAGGCTTTTTCAGTTCTCTCGATTTCGGCGACAAGGGATGTAATTTCCTTGTGATATTCGGTGCTCCAAAATCTTTTGAAAATGACGAGAAACGGGCGATTGAATTCGCTTTATCTTTGAAAACAGATTCTACAAAAATTGGAATCAACAAAGGGACGGTATACGCGGGATTGATCGGTGATGACTTGAGGTGTAACTATTCATTTATCGGTGAGGCGGTTATTGTCGCTTCGAGGTTCATGCAAAAAGCCGAACCAGGAGGAATCCTGGTTTCAAAAAACATTCACGCTAAACTCAGCGAAGAATTTGAAATGGAATTTATCGGCGATGTCAGTTTGAAAGGGAAAATCACATTAACTGCAGCGTTCAAGCTTGTCGGAAAATTTCAAAAAAGAAAAAGAGCTGATGCAGGCGCTGAAATCGTGGGTAGAAAAGCGGAATCTGAAATTTTAATTAGGGCGTTCGATTCTCTGAAAGAAGGTAAGTTCGGAGGCGTAATCCACGTCACGGGAGAACCAGGCTCCGGAAAAACATTTCTCGTTAAGAAAATGACTGAAAATGTGAAAAAGGATGCAGACACATGGGTTTTTAACTGCGATCCCATTTTGAAAAAGGCGTTCAATCCGATCGTTTACTGCCTGAAAACCATTTTCAATCAGCTGGGTAACGAAGACGATTCATTAAAAGGTAACATCTTCGAAGACATTTTCGATTCTTTTGTCGCCAGGATCGCATCCATCGGGAAAAGACATTCGGCAGACGACATTCTGCAGGAACTGGAAAGAGGGAAAAATTTTATCGGAGCCCTTCTCAATCACACAACCGAAAACTCGGTTTATGAATTTCTCGATCCCAAACAAAGACACGAAAACACGCTTTTCGCAGTTAAATATTTATTGACGGCATTGAGCCTTCTAAAACCCGCGGTATTATTTGTTGACGATTTTCAATGGGTAGACGATGAATCTTACAGGTTTTTTGAAGTTTTAATGAGAGGGCTCGAAAGTTTTCCGATATGCGTGGTGATAGCGAGCAGACTGAATGATGACGGATCTCTGCCTCGCTTGATAGGCAAAGAAGGTTGGCCGACCCAGGAGATTAACCTGAAAGGACTTGACCCAACTGAATCCACGGAGATGATAAGGAACATACTTAAAAAAAATGTCTCTGAAAAAGCGATTGATATGATATTCGAAAAAACGCAAGGAAATCCTTTTTATCTGGATCAGTTTTGTCTTTATCTCAAAGAAAACAACTTTTTGAAGGAAGATAGAGAAGAATACACGCTCGAATCGGATGTCGCGGATGTTCCGGAAAACATCTCTTCCGTCATTGTCGCAAGAATAGACAGGCTTCCACTGAAAATCAAAGAAACGCTTCAGATTGCGAGCGTGCTTGGAAAAGAATTTGATAGAGAGATTCTTTTTTCCGTTTCCAGAGAAATAAACCAATTTGACAGGGATGATTTCGAAAATACTCTTCTTGATATCCGGAAAGAGAACCTGATTACCGATGTTCATGAAAAGAGATTTGCTTTTAAAAGTAATTTTCTCCGAGACGTAGTATACGAAATGCAATTGATATCAAGATTGAAATATATCCACGGAACCGCAGCCGATACTCTTGAGAAGATGTTCACCGGCAAGCCCGAATTTAGTTACGAAATTGCTTCCCATTATTATTATTCCGAAGAAAGATCAAAAGCGCTCGCAAATTACAGAGTGGCTTCGGATTATTTGTCAAAGGCATACAGAAACAGAGAAGCCATAGAGAGTCTGAACAAAATAATTGAATTGAGTGATAACGAAAACGAGAAAAGACTCACAGTTTTCAGCAGAGCAGAAATAGAATTTTTAGCAGGCGATTGGAAGAAACTGCTGTCTGATTTGATTTACCTGACAGAAGATGTGAAAGATAAACTTGATGCCGGCGCGTATTTAGATTCCATGAACAGGCTTGCGCAATTGTATCTTTACACGGGAAAAATCGACAGGGCTCTTGAAACAGCGGAACTTGGCCTGTCATATTGCGGCGTCAATGGAAGAGAAGACAAAAAAGAAATGTTTCTCGGAGTTTACGGACAGATATATTACCACAAAGGAGAATTCGACAAAGCGATGGGGTTTTACGAGAAGCAGAAAAAATGTCATCAAGCCTGCGAAGATAATAAAAAACTCTCTTTAGTGTCAGGAAACATCGGCTTGATCCATTGGAACAAAGGCGAGTTTGAAAAAGCAATTGATTGTTACAAAGAGCAAATTGAAATCTGTGAAAGCGAAAACGACATTTACAGTCTTAGCGTCGCATACTTGAACATGGGATCGGTATTTTTTCACAAGTCGGAAATAGATGAAGCCATGTTTTATTTTTCTAAAGCAAAAAATCTTTGCGAAAAAATGGGATACAAGAGAGTTTTGAGCGCCGCGATAGGAAACATCGGAGGCGCATACATGGAAAAGGGGAACACCGATAAAGCTTTTGAATATTATGCCAGAAAGAAAAAAATGTCGGTTGAACTTGGAGAAAAATCCGGGATAGGCCTGTCCGTGGGAAATATGGGCTGTATTTATATGGAGAAAGGCGAGTACGAAAAAGCGCTGGATTGTTTCAATGAAAAGCAGAAGGTTTGCGAAGAACTGGCAGACAGAAAAGGATTTGGATACGCTTTGGGTTTCAAAGGCGATCTGTACAGAAGGATTGGCAAATGGGACAAAGCCGCCGAATGCTACGATAACGTAATCAAAATGTGCTCAGAACTCGGATTTAAAATGGGCATTTTGTCCGGGATAGCCGGCGTCGGATACGTTTTAACAGAGAAAAAAGATTATTATAAAGCCCTGGAAAAGCTTAAAGAAGCGCTCTCATTGGAAAAAGAAATCGGGACAAAAATCTACCCTCTTTATTATTACGCGGGAATCTGTATTTCAGAACTTGATTCGTGCTGCGATTTAAAAAACGAGATAGACTCTTTGACCGGTTTAGGACTCGATCCGAAAGCGTATTTTGAATACTCGCTTGAACACATGAAAAAAGATTTTGATACGGTAGAATATGCGACGGCTTTGTCTAAATACGGCACATATTTAAAATCATTGGGAATTGCTGAAAAGGGAGAGGATTGTCAGAAAAGAGCTGAAGAAATAATATGTAAACTGCAGAAGAATTCATAG